From the genome of Deinococcus radiotolerans, one region includes:
- a CDS encoding DUF2239 family protein, producing the protein MDTEATFTTFDGSTRRLTAPLAETLAQLHGQPHPGQLTFDDRTGRSVDFDLSGSLEDVLARHVPTEPRSGPGRPKLGVVSREVSLLPRHWEWLERQRGGASAALRRLIDEARKADPDGERRAQAQAAADRFLGAMGGDLPGFEAATRALYAGQRAAFEAALAAWPPDVRTHALYLAAPALEEA; encoded by the coding sequence ATGGACACGGAAGCGACCTTCACCACCTTCGACGGATCCACCCGCCGCCTGACTGCCCCTCTTGCGGAGACGCTCGCGCAGTTGCACGGCCAGCCTCATCCTGGCCAACTGACCTTCGACGACCGGACCGGGCGCAGCGTGGACTTCGACCTGAGCGGTTCTCTGGAGGACGTGCTGGCCCGTCATGTGCCGACGGAACCCCGTAGTGGGCCGGGCCGTCCGAAGCTGGGCGTCGTGTCGCGCGAGGTCTCGCTGCTGCCCCGCCACTGGGAGTGGCTGGAACGCCAGCGGGGCGGGGCGTCCGCGGCGCTGCGCCGCCTGATTGACGAGGCCCGCAAGGCCGACCCGGACGGCGAGCGCCGCGCGCAGGCCCAAGCGGCAGCCGACCGGTTCCTGGGGGCGATGGGCGGTGACCTGCCGGGGTTCGAGGCGGCCACCCGCGCCCTGTACGCCGGGCAGCGCGCCGCGTTCGAGGCGGCGCTGGCCGCGTGGCCCCCGGACGTCCGTACGCACGCCCTATACCTCGCGGCGCCCGCGCTGGAGGAAGCGTGA
- a CDS encoding GIY-YIG nuclease family protein yields the protein MKHTPRPGIYRVQHLTSGRSLLGSSVDAPAYLNRVRFELQLGSHRHPGLQRDWVQDGPDAFTFEVLDELKPDAAGRVSPDDLKELLSLWQEKLNVSPQPSY from the coding sequence GTGAAGCACACGCCGCGCCCGGGCATCTACCGCGTGCAGCACCTCACCTCGGGCCGCAGCCTGCTGGGCAGCAGCGTGGACGCCCCCGCGTACCTGAACCGGGTCCGCTTCGAGTTACAGCTGGGTTCGCACCGGCACCCGGGACTTCAGCGAGACTGGGTTCAGGACGGCCCGGACGCGTTCACGTTCGAGGTGCTGGATGAACTGAAGCCGGACGCGGCGGGCCGCGTGTCGCCGGACGACCTGAAGGAGTTGCTCTCGTTATGGCAGGAGAAGCTGAACGTGTCCCCCCAGCCGTCGTACTGA
- a CDS encoding rhodanese-like domain-containing protein — protein sequence MTGKTAAQLVQDAKQRVENLTVDQVAREVQAGDALLVDIREPGEAQEDGVIPGAVAAPRGMLEFWADPSSPYHRQEFSPDRRIILHCASGGRSALAADTLQQMGYGRVAHLDGGIRAWAQAGQAVERPGT from the coding sequence ATGACTGGGAAGACCGCTGCTCAACTGGTTCAGGACGCCAAGCAACGCGTGGAGAACCTCACCGTGGATCAGGTGGCCCGCGAGGTGCAGGCCGGGGACGCCCTGCTCGTCGACATCCGGGAGCCCGGTGAGGCCCAGGAGGACGGCGTGATTCCCGGTGCGGTTGCCGCCCCGCGCGGCATGCTGGAATTCTGGGCGGACCCCAGCAGCCCCTACCACCGCCAGGAGTTCAGCCCGGACCGGCGCATCATCCTGCACTGCGCGTCCGGGGGCCGCTCGGCACTGGCGGCCGACACCCTCCAGCAGATGGGGTACGGCCGGGTCGCGCATCTGGACGGGGGGATCCGCGCGTGGGCGCAGGCGGGTCAGGCTGTCGAGCGCCCTGGCACGTAA
- the rplL gene encoding 50S ribosomal protein L7/L12 — protein MAYDKQALIDQLGTLTIMELADLIDGLKETWGVTAAVAAGPAAGPAAAVEEKTEFDVILVDAGASKINVIKEIRAITGLGLKEAKDMSEKGGALKEGISKDEAEKIKAQLEAAGARVELK, from the coding sequence ATGGCTTACGACAAACAGGCTCTGATCGACCAGCTCGGCACCCTCACCATCATGGAACTCGCGGACCTCATCGACGGTCTGAAGGAAACCTGGGGCGTCACCGCCGCCGTCGCCGCCGGCCCCGCCGCTGGCCCCGCCGCCGCCGTTGAAGAGAAGACCGAGTTCGACGTCATCCTGGTGGATGCCGGCGCGAGCAAGATCAACGTCATTAAGGAAATCCGCGCCATCACCGGCCTGGGCCTGAAAGAAGCCAAGGACATGAGCGAGAAGGGCGGCGCGCTGAAAGAAGGCATCAGCAAGGACGAAGCCGAGAAGATCAAGGCCCAGCTGGAAGCTGCTGGCGCCCGCGTCGAACTCAAGTAA
- the rplJ gene encoding 50S ribosomal protein L10 gives MANEKNQQTLSSLKGSLTGVETFYVVDYQGLTAGQLGKLRKDIREKGGQLIVAKNTLINLALQDGGRDFADALKGPSAIVVAQDDPAGVAKALSDAAKGNDKGIPAVKAGFVEGNRVDVKVVERLASLGSKQSLQGELVGVLSAHLSNFVGILEAYKEKLEGQA, from the coding sequence GTGGCGAACGAAAAGAACCAGCAGACCCTCAGCAGCCTGAAAGGCAGCCTCACGGGCGTCGAGACGTTCTACGTCGTTGACTACCAAGGCCTGACCGCCGGCCAGCTGGGCAAACTGCGCAAAGACATCCGCGAGAAGGGCGGGCAGCTCATCGTTGCCAAGAACACCCTGATCAACCTGGCCCTCCAGGACGGCGGCCGCGACTTCGCGGACGCCCTCAAGGGCCCCAGCGCCATCGTCGTGGCTCAGGACGACCCCGCTGGGGTTGCCAAGGCTCTCAGCGACGCGGCCAAGGGCAACGACAAGGGCATCCCCGCCGTGAAGGCCGGCTTCGTCGAAGGCAACCGCGTGGACGTGAAAGTTGTGGAACGTCTCGCCAGCCTCGGCAGCAAGCAGAGCCTGCAGGGCGAACTGGTCGGCGTGCTCAGCGCCCACCTCAGCAACTTCGTGGGCATCCTCGAAGCGTACAAAGAAAAACTCGAAGGCCAGGCCTAA
- the rplA gene encoding 50S ribosomal protein L1 → MPKHGKRYKALTTKVDRSKQYTIDEAAALVKDIATAKFDETVEVHFRLGIDPRKSDQNVRGTVALPHGTGRTVRVAVITKGDNVQAAEAAGADVVGSDELIERIAGGFMEFDAVVATPDMMAQVGQKLARLLGPRGLLPNPKSGTVGPDVAGMVKGLKAGRIEFRNDKTGVVHAPIGKASFEPGNLSANYGALISALEAAKPGSAKGVFLRSAYLTTTMGPSIQLTLSGGGQG, encoded by the coding sequence ATGCCTAAGCACGGCAAGCGTTACAAGGCGCTCACCACCAAGGTGGACCGCAGCAAGCAGTACACCATCGACGAAGCCGCCGCGCTGGTCAAGGACATCGCCACGGCGAAGTTCGACGAGACCGTCGAAGTGCACTTCCGTCTCGGCATCGACCCCCGCAAGAGCGACCAGAACGTGCGTGGCACCGTCGCGCTGCCCCACGGCACCGGTCGCACCGTGCGCGTCGCCGTGATCACCAAGGGTGACAACGTGCAGGCCGCCGAGGCCGCTGGCGCCGACGTGGTCGGCAGCGACGAGCTGATCGAGCGCATCGCCGGTGGGTTCATGGAGTTCGACGCGGTTGTCGCCACCCCCGACATGATGGCCCAGGTCGGCCAGAAGCTCGCGCGTCTGCTCGGGCCCCGCGGCCTGCTGCCCAACCCCAAGAGCGGCACCGTCGGCCCCGACGTTGCAGGCATGGTCAAGGGCCTCAAGGCCGGCCGCATCGAGTTCCGCAACGATAAGACCGGCGTCGTGCACGCCCCCATCGGCAAGGCCAGCTTCGAACCCGGCAACCTCAGCGCCAACTACGGCGCGCTGATCAGCGCCCTCGAAGCCGCCAAGCCCGGCAGCGCCAAGGGCGTGTTCCTGCGCAGCGCGTACCTGACCACCACCATGGGCCCCAGCATCCAGCTGACCCTCAGCGGCGGCGGCCAGGGCTGA
- the rplK gene encoding 50S ribosomal protein L11, translating to MKKVAGLVKLQLPAGKATPAPPVGPALGQYGANIMEFTKAFNAQTADKGDAIIPVEITIYADRSFTFITKTPPMSYLIRKAAGLAKGSATPNKAKVGKLNWEQVLEIAKTKMPDLNAGSIEAAANTVAGTARSMGVTIEGAPNA from the coding sequence ATGAAGAAAGTCGCAGGGCTTGTCAAACTGCAGCTCCCGGCGGGCAAGGCCACCCCGGCCCCCCCCGTGGGTCCCGCGCTCGGTCAGTACGGCGCGAACATCATGGAGTTCACGAAGGCGTTCAACGCGCAGACGGCCGACAAGGGTGACGCGATCATCCCCGTCGAGATCACCATCTACGCCGACCGCTCCTTCACCTTCATCACCAAAACCCCTCCCATGAGCTACCTGATCCGCAAGGCCGCCGGCCTCGCCAAGGGCAGCGCGACCCCCAACAAGGCCAAGGTCGGCAAGCTCAACTGGGAGCAGGTGCTGGAAATCGCCAAGACCAAGATGCCCGACCTGAACGCCGGCAGCATCGAAGCCGCCGCGAACACCGTCGCCGGCACCGCCCGCTCCATGGGCGTGACCATCGAGGGGGCCCCCAATGCCTAA